In the Spirochaetaceae bacterium genome, one interval contains:
- a CDS encoding sugar ABC transporter permease, whose product MSRSRLIAWAFIVPILLLHFVVKISPSVSAVYYSMTEWSGIGAAEFIGLENFRKLLFEDRAFWQAFWHNWLWLSFSVFTFAMALLAATLLGFISKASLTFRTLLFIPYILPSVVVAGIWRNLLNPDLGIGAQLAAIGIPGLDIAFLGIPETSLAAVFFIDNWRWWVFIMLLLLAALQNISIELYESARVDGASAWQEFWHISLPGIRPTLMFLILMVSIWTFMVFDFVWLLTRGGPAGSSEVLNTLVMKHAFLRFDAGYATAIGLLLSLISSVFIVMFVILRRRGWEI is encoded by the coding sequence ATGAGCAGGTCGCGCCTGATCGCCTGGGCGTTCATCGTCCCGATCCTGCTGCTGCACTTCGTCGTCAAGATCAGCCCGTCGGTGAGCGCCGTCTACTACTCGATGACCGAGTGGTCGGGCATCGGGGCGGCGGAGTTCATCGGGCTGGAGAACTTCCGCAAGCTCCTGTTCGAGGACCGCGCCTTCTGGCAGGCGTTCTGGCACAACTGGCTGTGGCTCTCCTTTTCGGTGTTCACCTTTGCCATGGCGCTGCTGGCGGCGACGCTGCTGGGGTTCATCAGCAAGGCCAGCCTCACGTTCCGCACGTTGCTGTTCATCCCCTACATCCTGCCGAGCGTGGTGGTGGCGGGAATCTGGCGCAACCTGCTCAATCCCGACCTCGGCATCGGTGCGCAGCTTGCCGCCATCGGCATCCCCGGCCTCGACATCGCCTTCCTCGGCATCCCGGAGACCTCGCTGGCCGCGGTGTTCTTCATCGACAACTGGCGCTGGTGGGTGTTCATCATGCTGCTGCTGCTGGCGGCGCTGCAGAACATCTCCATTGAGCTGTACGAGTCGGCGCGGGTGGACGGCGCGAGCGCCTGGCAGGAGTTCTGGCACATCAGCCTGCCGGGTATCCGGCCCACGCTCATGTTCCTGATCCTGATGGTCAGCATCTGGACCTTCATGGTGTTCGACTTCGTCTGGCTGCTGACCCGGGGCGGTCCGGCCGGGTCGTCGGAGGTGCTCAACACGCTGGTGATGAAGCACGCGTTCCTGCGCTTCGACGCCGGCTACGCCACCGCCATCGGCCTGCTGCTGAGCCTGATCTCGTCGGTGTTCATCGTGATGTTCGTGATCCTGCGCCGCCGAGGGTGGGAGATATGA
- a CDS encoding carbohydrate ABC transporter permease: MNRNLRGRTFFSYAVLSLLLVFALYPILVLVFNSVKTAADMALNPLGFPRSINLDNFVQAWVRGSFARTVPNTLLLVVGSVAGILVLGGPAAYSMSKLDLSRGAVNVLIVYLLVLQSLPIQLFLVPLFSFWLRLGLVNTHLGVILIYIALGSPFSMFLMRSYFLQIPDDFRDAARVEGAGELGIFWRIMVPLTWPAFLTVALVNSMNIWNEFLIATVFLTKTEKFTVVTSYQAFTVRFGRDWTLTSAASLMMIFPIVAMFLALQRRFVQGLTQGGLKS; this comes from the coding sequence ATGAACCGCAACCTGCGTGGCCGCACATTCTTCAGCTACGCGGTCTTGTCGCTGCTGCTGGTGTTCGCGCTGTATCCGATCCTGGTGCTGGTGTTCAACTCGGTGAAGACGGCGGCGGACATGGCGCTCAACCCGCTCGGATTCCCGCGCAGCATCAATCTCGACAACTTCGTGCAGGCATGGGTCAGGGGCAGCTTCGCGCGTACCGTCCCCAACACCCTGCTGCTGGTGGTGGGCAGCGTCGCCGGCATCCTGGTACTGGGCGGACCGGCCGCCTACAGCATGTCCAAGCTGGACCTGTCGCGCGGCGCCGTGAACGTCCTCATCGTCTACCTGTTGGTGCTGCAGAGCCTGCCGATCCAGCTCTTCCTGGTGCCGCTGTTCTCGTTCTGGCTGCGGCTCGGCCTGGTGAACACTCACTTGGGCGTGATCCTGATATACATCGCGCTGGGGTCGCCGTTCTCGATGTTCCTGATGCGCTCCTACTTCCTGCAGATTCCCGACGATTTCCGCGATGCCGCCCGCGTGGAGGGGGCCGGCGAACTGGGCATCTTCTGGCGCATCATGGTGCCGCTGACCTGGCCCGCGTTCCTGACCGTGGCGCTGGTCAACTCGATGAACATCTGGAACGAGTTCCTGATCGCCACGGTGTTCCTGACCAAGACCGAGAAGTTCACGGTGGTCACCAGCTACCAGGCGTTCACGGTGCGCTTCGGCCGCGACTGGACCCTGACCAGCGCCGCGTCGTTGATGATGATCTTTCCCATCGTGGCGATGTTCCTGGCCTTGCAGCGGCGCTTCGTGCAGGGACTGACGCAGGGCGGCCTGAAAAGCTGA